A genome region from Corvus hawaiiensis isolate bCorHaw1 chromosome 4, bCorHaw1.pri.cur, whole genome shotgun sequence includes the following:
- the TAB1 gene encoding TGF-beta-activated kinase 1 and MAP3K7-binding protein 1 produces MAAQRRSLLQSEQQPSWTDDLPSCHLSGVGSAPNRSYSADGKGTEGHPLEDNWLKFRSENNCYLYGVFNGYDGNRVTNFVGQRLSAELLLGQLHADHSDADVRRVLLQAFDVVERSFLESIDDALAEKASLQSQLPEGVPHHQLPPQYQKIVERLKVVEQEISGGAMAIVAVVLNNKLYIANVGTNRALLCKSTVDGLQVTQLNVDHTTENEDELFRFSQLGLDAGKIKQVGTIRGQESTRRIGDYKVKYGYTDIELLSAAKSKPIIAEPEIHGGHSLDGVTGFLVLMSEGLYKALEAAHGPGQANQEIAAMIATEFAKQTSLDAVAQAVVDRVKRIHCDTFASGGERSKFCPRHEDMTLLVRNFGYPLGEMSQPTLTPTQGGRVYPVSVPYSSSQSTSKTSVTLSLVMPSQGQMVNGAHSSSTLDEATPTLTNQSPTVTLQSTNTHTQSSSSSSDGGLFRSRPTHSLQPDEDGRVEPYVDFAEFYRLWNMDHGEQGALTVS; encoded by the exons ATGGCGGCGCAGAGGAGGAGTCTGCTGCAGAGT GAACAACAGCCCAGTTGGACAGATGACTTACCATCCTGCCATCTCTCTGGAGTGGGCTCAGCTCCAAACCGTTCCTACAGTGCAGATGGCAAGGGGACAGAGGGTCACCCCTTGGAAGATAACTGGTTAAAATTCAG GAGTGAGAACAACTGCTACCTCTATGGGGTCTTCAATGGTTATGATGGCAACCGAGTCACCAACTTCGTGGGTCAGAGGCTCTCTGCAGAATTGCTGCTGGGCCAGCTCCATGCAGATCACAGCGATGCTGACGTGCGTCGAGTTCTGCTGCAG GCTTTTGATGTGGTGGAAAGAAGTTTCCTGGAGTCCATTGATGATGCCTTGGCAGAGAAGGCCAGTCTGCAGTCTCAGCTGCCAGAG GGTGTTCCTCAccaccagctccctcctcaGTACCAGAAGATTGTGGAGAGATTGAAGGTTGTAGAGCAGGAGATCTCTGGAGGAGCCATGGCTATTGTGGCTGTTGTTCTCAACAACAAGCTCTACATTGCCAATGTGG GTACCAACCGGGCACTGCTATGCAAGTCCACGGTGGATGGGCTGCAGGTGACTCAGCTCAACGTGGACCATACAACAGAGAATGAGGATGAACTTTTTCGCTTCTCTCAGCTGG GCTTGGAtgcagggaaaataaaacaagtggGAACTATTCGTGGGCAGGAAAGCACTCGGCGCATTGGAGATTACAAAGTCAAATACGGCTATACTGATATTGAACTGCTCAG TGCTGCTAAATCTAAGCCCATCATAGCAGAGCCTGAAATCCACGGAGGGCACTCACTGGATGGGGTGACAGGATTCTTGGTGCTCATGTCCGAAGGGCTCTATAAAGCACTGGAGGCAGCTCATGGGCCTGGGCAGGCCAACCAG GAAATTGCAGCCATGATAGCCACAGAGTTTGCCAAGCAGACGTCACTGGATGCTGTGGCACAAGCAGTAGTGGACCGGGTAAAGCGCATTCACTGTGACACTTTTGCCAGTGGTGGGGAGCGGTCCAAGTTCTGTCCCCGTCACGAAGACATGACGCTGCTTGTGAGGAATTTTGGGTACCCCCTGGGTGAGATGAGCCAGCCCACGCTGACACCAACACAAG GAGGCCGTGTCTACCCAGTCTCTGTGCCATATTCCAGCTCCCAAAGCACAAGCAAGACAAGTGTCACGCTGTCTCTTGTCATGCCTTCTCAAGGCCAGATGGTCAATGGTGCCCACAGCAGCTCAACTCTGGATGAAGCCACCCCCACCCTCACTAA CCAAAGCCCAACTGTGACGCTGCAGTCAACCAATACTCACACGCAGAGCAGCAGCTCGAGTTCAGATGGAGGTCTCTTCCGCTCCCGCCCCACCCACTCGCTCCAGCCAGATGAGGATGGGCGTGTGGAGCCCTATGTGGATTTCGCAGAGTTTTACCGGCTTTGGAACATGGACCATGGCGAGCAGGGAGCACTGACTGTGTCCTAA